TCCTGGTACACCACCTGTCCGGCGCTGTTAATGAACAGCATCTGGATGTTGGCGGCGGCCAGCAGGTCGAACTGGATCTTCACGTTCGCCACGGCAGGGTTCGGGAAGATAATGGCATTGATCAGCGGGTTCACGCCCTGTCCGGGGTGGGGGATCACTTCCGGCTGGTTGAAGCCTTCTGTTAACATGTCGCCATTGGCAAGGGTCAAAACAGCGACTTCCCCGATGGTGTATTCGAAGGATACGTTGCCTGCCGTGGCACTACCGCCAGCCGGGCTATTCACCTGTCTTACGAGGATCTGCGACCGGGCAGGCAGGCTTAGCAACAGGGCAAATCCTGCAAATAAGAGGTACCTGGTAAAGGTTTTTTTCATGATGATTGAAATTGTGGGATTTAGAAACAGTGTGCACTCGGGTAGGGGCATAGCAAAGCCATTACGTGCCTGGGAGGGTACGTTGGTACATGGCATGAAATGCCCTACGGGGAGTAATTCGTTATAAAGGTGGAGGCTTACGCGGTGGCCGCGCAGATAGCAGGTGTAAAACTGGTTTCATATGTTTTTTGGTTTTATGGTTGCAAATTTCTCTGGCCGCACGAGAATAGCGTTCGATCAGGGAATGAACGATCTATCCCAACTACTGAGACGGTTTTAATTTTAAATAGGCCGAAATAAACTGCTGTGCTCTTCCCTGGATGCTGGTTACAATGCTCTCAAAAAACGCTGGCTGCACATCCCGGAGGGGTCCTTGAGGGGCAATACTGCACGGTTCTTAAAACAGGTAGTGACTGCTTACTACCGGGAATAAAAATACTATTTTCGATAAATCACGGGTATTTAGATTGGCGAATGGCGGTTTTTTTTTAATTCCCGGCTTTATTTTGCGTTTTTCTGGACGAATAAGTATTTAAACAGATTATCGTTGATATAGAAGGTATGTGAACAGAAGTGTTGAGGGTGGCAAGGCCATTTTGCTGAGAGGATGACAGGATACGCGGAAAATGGCGCGGAATTAACATTTCGGCAAAGTATAACTCCTTTATTTATTGTTAAAAATAGTTTACCTTTGCGCCCTGAATTGCATTATTTATAGCATTTAAATTTATGGCAGACTTAAGATTTCAACGAAACTTTGGTATTGCGGCGCACATCGATGCCGGTAAAACCACTACCACAGAGCGTATCCTGTATTACACAGGTAAAACCCACAAAATAGGTGAGGTTCACGAAGGTGCAGCTACCATGGACTGGATGGCGCAGGAGCAGGAGAGAGGTATTACCATCACATCCGCTGCGACTACCTGTTTCTGGAACTTCCCTACACAACAGGGTAAAGCTACGCCAGATAGCAAACAATATAAATTCAACATTATCGATACTCCCGGCCACGTGGACTTTACCGTAGAGGTGGAGCGTTCACTGCGTGTACTGGATGGTCTGGTAGCGTTGTTCTGCGCCGTATCCGGTGTAGAGCCTCAGTCTGAAACCGTTTGGCGCCAGGCTAACCGTTACCGTGTACCCCGTATCGGTTTCGTTAACAAAATGGACCGTTCCGGTGCAGACTTCCTGAACGTGGTAAAGCAGATCCGCGAAATGCTGGGTGCTAACCCCGTTCCTTTGACCCTGCCTATCGGCGCAGAAGATACTTTCAAAGGCGTGGTTGACCTGATCACCATGAAAGGTATTATCTGGGACGAAGAAGGTAAAGGTGCTACTTACCAGGAGATCGACATCCCAGCCGACATGGTAGACGAAGCGAACGAATGGAGAGGTAAACTCGTAGAAGCAGTAGCTGATTACGATGACAAACTGCTCGAGAAATTCTTCGAAGATCCGAACTCTATCTCCGAAGCAGAAATTCACGAAGCGATCCGTAAAGCAACCATCGATATGGCGATCATCCCGATGATGTGCGGTTCTTCCTTCAAGAACAAAGGTGTACAGAAAATGCTGGATGCCGTTTGTCGTTACCTGCCTTCTCCAATGGACATCGAAGCTGTTACCGGTACTAACCCGGACAATGGCGAAGAGCTGGTTCGTAAACCAGATGCTAAAGAACCATTTGCTGCCCTCGCGTTCAAGATCGCAACCGATCCGTTCGTAGGCCGCCTGGCATTCTTCCGCGCTTACTCTGGCCGTCTGGACGCTGGTTCTTACGTTCTCAATACCCGTACAGGTAAAAATGAGCGTATCAGCCGTATCATGCAGATGCACGCTAACAAACAGAACCCTATCGACTTCATCGAAGCGGGCGATATCGGTGCTGCTGTTGGTTTTAAAGATATCAAAACAGGTGATACCCTGTGCGACGAGAAAAACCCGATCGTACTGGAATCAATGACCTTCCCTGAGCCGGTAATCGCTGTAGCGATCGAGCCTAAAACTCAGGCAGACGTTGATAAAATGGGTATGGCAATCGCTAAACTGGTAGAAGAAGATCCTACCCTGAAAGTGAAAACCGACGAAGAAACCGGCCAGACTGTATTGAGCGGTATGGGCGAGCTTCACCTGGAAATCATCATCGACCGTATGAAACGTGAGTTCAAAGTGGAAGTTAACCAGGGTAACCCTCAGGTAGCTTACAAAGAGAGCTTCACTAACAAAGTTGAGCACCGCGAAGTGTTCAAAAAACAAACGGGTGGTCGCGGTAAATTCGCCGACATCCAGATCGAAATCGGACCCGCTGATGCTGAATGGCTGAAAGAAAACGACGGTAAGAGCTTCCAGTTCATCAACGATATCTTCGGTGGTTCTATCCCGAAAGAGTTCATCCCGGCTATCCAGAAAGGCTTCGAAGCTTCTATGAACCAGGGTGTACTCGCAAACTATCCGCTGGATAACCTGAAAGTTCGTCTGTTCGACGGTTCATTCCACCAGGTGGATTCCGACGCTATGTCTTTCGAGCTTTGCGCTAAATCCGCATTCCGTGAGGCTGGCCGTAAAGCGAAACCAGTTCTGCTCGAGCCGATCATGAAAGTAGAAGTAACCACTCCAGACCAGTACATGGGTGACGTAACAGGTGACTTGAACCGTCGTCGTGGTATGCTGGAAGGTATGGAAGCTAAAAACAATGCACAGGTAATCAAAGCTAAAGTTCCGTTGAGCGAAATGTTCGGTTACGTAACGCAGCTGCGCTCCCTGTCTTCAGGCCGTGCAACTTCTATCATGGAGTTCTCTCACTATGCTCCTGCTCCTAACAACATCGCCGAAGAGGTGATCGCGAAAGTGAAAGGTAAAGTGAAAGCTGAATAGTTAGTAAGATCCAGATCGATCTATACCAAAAGGCCCTGCTGAAAAGCGGGGCCTTTTTATGTTTATCCAGCTACAATATCAACTGAATAAAAGTTAAATATTATTGTTATTTGAATATCTTTACCCCGCAACCGGGCATCGCCCTGTTTGTTACCAACATCATTTATTATTTAAATCATTCCTATGAAAAAGTATTTACTGCTGTCGCTCATGGCAGCAGCCGGCATCATGGCCTGCGGAAAGGACGATGCAAAAGAGACCGTAAACACCGCTAATCCCGATGCGCTGACTTCCGCTACCAAAGTTTACTATGGCGCCCTGGTTGACGGCAATATTGCCGAATGGACGGCTGGCGGCCCCGTTATTTACCGCACCGAAGACGACAGCACCCTGCAGCGCGTGGTACTCGCCGGCGGCTATATGGTGTTAGACGTAGAGGCAGACGCAGCCAGCGACGTTACAGGTTACCTCGTACAAATCGAAGGTGCAAAATCACACTTCAGGATCGACTACACAAAACCACGCGGTGCCCGCAAAGCACCTGCTTCCGGCCTGTTCAAAACCCAGGAAGCCGCCGATTCGCAGATCGTGATCAAACTCCCTGAAAATGCAAAGGACGGAGAGTTTTGCGTGAAAGCAGCTGCCTACAATGCCGATGGTAAAGTGGGCAACAGCATCAAATATTGTGTAACCGTTTCCAAGGCAGGGAATAACTCCGCATTAAGTGGTACCTGGTACAGAACGGGCGAATACGATTCCGAAAAAGAAAAGTGGAGCACGAAATATGATTCCAGCGTAAGCAACATATTCTGTGTAGAGAATAAACTGACGTGGATTTGCCCTCCAGGACAGAACTGCCAGGGACCGGATGTATTGTGGGGGCTGAAGATCGACTCCAGCACCTTCGTATTCTCTGCGGACGGAAAACTGGTACTGCAGGAAAGGCGCCGCATCAATGAACTGGACCTCGAAGCGTCTACTTGCAGCAACCTGAAATACACTTCCCGTGTGGCAGAAGAAGCAGCACAAACCGTTTATTGGAGCTACGACGCAACCGGTAAAAAGTTGCTGCTTACCACCGATCCTGCTAACGACCAGGAGTGGATGTTTACGACCATGGGGCTCGAGATCAATGGTAATAAACTCATTCTCACCGAAGCGGGCGGCGATAAACAGGAGTACACAAAGAAATAATCACACCGACGTATACACGAAGAAGGCCGCCGGATGTAATCGGCGGCCTTCTTTATTGATTGGATCTTATCAAGCACAGCGCCTAATATATTTAAATATATCAATATAAAAAGCCTGGCGCCTGAAATTAATTATAATTAATCATTATATATTTGCATGCATAAACCTATTTATCTCTCCTATGAAGAAGTATGCATTACTGTCTATGCTTGCTGTAGCCGGCCTTATGTCCTGCGGTAAAGATGACGCTAAACCAGAAATTGACACAACAAACGGTACTGCATTAGCAGCTGAATCCAAAGTTTACTACAGCACTAAGATCAAAGGCCAGTTACCAGACGGTACCGGCGGTGCGCTTTCATTAAGCGTGGATGAAGAAGACGTAATGGCGATCGACGGTCGTTATGTAATGATCTCACCGGCTCCCGGCGGCGATGTAACGGAAGGTTACTATGTTCAGTTCAAGGGCGACACTTCCGGTTACTACAAAGTTGACTACTCACTGGCCCGCAACGCCCGCCAGGCAGCTGGTCAGGAAAAAGGACACGGTCTGTTCAAAACACAGGATGGCGCTTCCCCCGAAGATTCGCTGATCACTATCAAATTGCCTGATGGCGTTAAAACAGGTAATTTCGTCATCACCATTGCGGCATATAGTGCAGGCGGCGGCGTGAGTAACAGTGTAGATGTTACTGTTAAGCTGGTGCAACCCGCTGGCTTGTCATCCCTCGTGGGCACCTGGAAGTTTACAGGTGAAATGAACCATGACAGTACCTGGGACCGCGACGTATACGCAGCCGATTCTTCTGTTGGCCCGGTTTACTGCCTGCCCAACGGCCCCACCAACTTCTGCCCGAGCGGTAATTGCGAAGTAGCCAGCGCTAAAGAACTGGTGTACCGTTACCAGATGCTGAAAAACGAAGTGGTATTATCTTCAAACGGTAACTTCACCAGTACAGAGGTTACTTCTTATACTTATATCGACTGGGCAGCTTCTGCCTGTGGTAACCTGGTCAGAAAAACTGACGAAAATACCTTTGCGATCAAAGGTGGCTGGTCTTATGACGTAGCAACCAAAACGCTCTACACAGTTATGGACGAAAACGGCGCAGCTGGTACAGAGTACGTGTACTTCGATAAAATGAAGGTGGAGCTTACCGGCAAAACTGCCATTTTCTTCGAAGAAGAATACGCGAGCGAATACACGAAGAAATAAAGAGCGTATAACCACCAAGGTTGTTGATACGAATCCTGTAGGAGGCTGCCAGTAACGAAGGCGGCCTCTTTTTATTTGTTTTGCAAACAGCAATGCCATGAATGAAAAAAGAGGGGTGATGGCCCCTCTTTTCTATATAGATATGAAATCAGACTATTCAGGTTTGCTGATCTCGATCACTTTGTCGTTATTATTGCCAATGCCAGTGCAAATGTAAACACGTCCTGCAGGGGAGATGCACACATCACGCAACCTGCCGAATTTACCACTGAAATATTCTTTGGTAGAAGCAACAGTTAACCCATCCCCACTCAGTTTCAGCTGGTACAGCCGTGAATTTTTAAGACTGGTTACCAGCAACGAATTTTTCCATTGAGGGA
This genomic interval from Chitinophaga horti contains the following:
- a CDS encoding T9SS type A sorting domain-containing protein, producing MKKTFTRYLLFAGFALLLSLPARSQILVRQVNSPAGGSATAGNVSFEYTIGEVAVLTLANGDMLTEGFNQPEVIPHPGQGVNPLINAIIFPNPAVANVKIQFDLLAAANIQMLFINSAGQVVYQEARRYAQGKILITLPVNRFAAGIYTVMLKAGGHVFMDKLIVQ
- the fusA gene encoding elongation factor G, whose amino-acid sequence is MADLRFQRNFGIAAHIDAGKTTTTERILYYTGKTHKIGEVHEGAATMDWMAQEQERGITITSAATTCFWNFPTQQGKATPDSKQYKFNIIDTPGHVDFTVEVERSLRVLDGLVALFCAVSGVEPQSETVWRQANRYRVPRIGFVNKMDRSGADFLNVVKQIREMLGANPVPLTLPIGAEDTFKGVVDLITMKGIIWDEEGKGATYQEIDIPADMVDEANEWRGKLVEAVADYDDKLLEKFFEDPNSISEAEIHEAIRKATIDMAIIPMMCGSSFKNKGVQKMLDAVCRYLPSPMDIEAVTGTNPDNGEELVRKPDAKEPFAALAFKIATDPFVGRLAFFRAYSGRLDAGSYVLNTRTGKNERISRIMQMHANKQNPIDFIEAGDIGAAVGFKDIKTGDTLCDEKNPIVLESMTFPEPVIAVAIEPKTQADVDKMGMAIAKLVEEDPTLKVKTDEETGQTVLSGMGELHLEIIIDRMKREFKVEVNQGNPQVAYKESFTNKVEHREVFKKQTGGRGKFADIQIEIGPADAEWLKENDGKSFQFINDIFGGSIPKEFIPAIQKGFEASMNQGVLANYPLDNLKVRLFDGSFHQVDSDAMSFELCAKSAFREAGRKAKPVLLEPIMKVEVTTPDQYMGDVTGDLNRRRGMLEGMEAKNNAQVIKAKVPLSEMFGYVTQLRSLSSGRATSIMEFSHYAPAPNNIAEEVIAKVKGKVKAE